CAGGTGTCATGGAGGGTCTTTTGGATATGCTGGAAGTGGTGTGCGCATCACTTCTCATTTTCTTTGTCAACCGACGCACTGGGCATGTAGACGTACTAGCGTTTGTAGCTAGGGCGCGTACCCGGCAGGGCTGCATGTCCGGAGTCAGAAGCAAGCTATACCAGCTTCATGAATGCATGACGTTGATCCTATCTATGCCATTGTCGGGTGCCATGAGAGCGAGAagcccgctgccgtcgtaTTCTCTATGAAGCATCCAGCTATATCAAATAGAAATTACGCGCCATACTGCCCAGCAGGTGCGTACGTTCTAAATCTTTGGCTTTACTCGGACATCGACCGGTGACCACCACGGATACGTCGAAGGGGCATCTGCCATAGTGGCCTTGAAGTCTGGTTTTCTCTTCTGAAGAAAGctctccttgccctccttggcgtcctcgccTAGAGCCATGCCGTGAAATACCCTGCTTTCAAGGAGGTGAGCGCCCTCGGGCGAGTCGGCACCGCGGTAAATTAAGTCTTTCATGATGCGCGCCGCTTTGGTGCTcacgttggcggcgatgtcgtcggcaATGGCTAGCGCCGTGGGGAGTACCTCGTCGggggcgacgacctcgctGAAGAGCTCGCCAAAGAGCTTATGCGAAGCGGGGTACACGGCGCCCGTGGAGAGGAGGTGCAGGGCGCGACTGGTGCCGATGAGGCGCGGCAGGaagaagctgctgcaggcctCCATGATGAAGCCCCTGCgggcgaagacgaagccGACCTTTGCGTCGCGGCTGGCGACGCGGacgtcggcggggagggtCATGGtcatgccgatgccgacggcggagccgttgatggcgacgacgacgggcttgaCGCAATTGTAtatggcgagggcgaggcggccgcccgagTCGCGgtggtcctcggcgcggtCGGGCATGGGGTACCGCTCATTGAAGTCCATGCCGACGCAAAAGGTCTTGTTCCGGGGgtcggacgaggcgaggacgacggcgcggacgcgCGGGTCGGCCGAGAGGGCGgcgaacgcggcggcgagctcgtcggccatTTCGTCGGTGAAGCcgttgagggcggcgggccggtggagggagacgacaacgacgggcgtgacggagggggaggagtCCGGGTGGTGGGAGAGGCGGATCGTGGAGTAGCGCTGCGAGGCGTAGCTGTCTGGCAAGGCGTCGGCGTTGGTGGGTGTCATGGCTGATGATGCTCacgcgctcgcgccgcggTTCGATGAATGGAAAGCACGTAATATATAGGCCGGAGGGGGGGTTAAGGGGGAGGCAAGAGAAGCCGTCGGTGGGACAaaggtgggtgggtggtggtggatgagaTGCGAATGCGACTATCGTAAGTGTCGGAGCTAAGTTGGTGTTGTTGTACCAAGGCGTACATGTGTCACTTAAAGTACCTCGGGTAATTGGCCTGAGCTTTGAGAGAGGTTGTTGGGTTGAGGATGAATGAGGCGAGGGGAGCCAGAAGCCAAGGCAAGTGAGAAGGGCCGTGTACTTGCCTAAAGGGGAAATGCGGCTATGCAggtagtaagttagtaccCTGCTTCGTGCTTCGCACATATGTACGAGCCTATGAAATCCGTGTATAGAACATTGCTGAGAGTGTGGCTATGATACACAATTCAAACCTTGGCGAACGATCGTCTTTGGCTCGTTCAAGGCCACCTACGAGTGTTGAGGCGTCGATAATACCTGGATGCATCATGCCTGCGTCCAGCACATGGGGACATGTCCACTCACAGCAGAACGAAATACGCACTTCATGTCCCAATAGAGCAAGTATGGCGGGGCTCCTGCGGATGGTGATGCCCCGACACCCCGGATCCGATCCAATCCCATCCACGTCTGCTGACTAAGGCTATTTCTTCGTGACAGCAGCGCGCGGCCGGCCAAGGGCAACGCAAGCCA
This region of Purpureocillium takamizusanense chromosome 9, complete sequence genomic DNA includes:
- a CDS encoding uncharacterized protein (COG:I~EggNog:ENOG503NWCW) codes for the protein MTPTNADALPDSYASQRYSTIRLSHHPDSSPSVTPVVVVSLHRPAALNGFTDEMADELAAAFAALSADPRVRAVVLASSDPRNKTFCVGMDFNERYPMPDRAEDHRDSGGRLALAIYNCVKPVVVAINGSAVGIGMTMTLPADVRVASRDAKVGFVFARRGFIMEACSSFFLPRLIGTSRALHLLSTGAVYPASHKLFGELFSEVVAPDEVLPTALAIADDIAANVSTKAARIMKDLIYRGADSPEGAHLLESRVFHGMALGEDAKEGKESFLQKRKPDFKATMADAPSTYPWWSPVDVRVKPKI